One Lacticaseibacillus rhamnosus genomic window carries:
- a CDS encoding bacteriocin, with product MDHLKTLNTADLASISGGDNGNLWTFIGKAIGSTARSWAEGAMFAPAIGPAKEIVDKLNGN from the coding sequence ATGGATCATTTAAAAACTTTAAACACGGCTGATTTGGCAAGTATTTCTGGTGGCGATAATGGTAATCTGTGGACCTTTATCGGGAAGGCCATTGGTTCAACCGCGCGTTCTTGGGCTGAAGGCGCCATGTTTGCGCCAGCCATTGGTCCTGCCAAAGAGATTGTTGACAAACTTAACGGCAATTAG
- a CDS encoding MFS transporter translates to MSKEEDKELINDGLADDTVIEETDAAITQSQRMSATQIIILGLALIGAFLGVLDTSIVYTGTVKMAAQLHLNAGALSWVQVAYALTYAGLMLVGGKLGDIYGRKPLFIASLAIFGVGSLAVGAATNALVMISFRAVQGVGAAILAPNCLALLTDTFQGKARQRAIGYYASVIGAGAAVGLVIGGFFATFASWRVGFYMNGPIALIMVGIAARYLPSAKRQTGKIDWIGTILSVLAMTSISYGLDGSPWPIPTLLISAVLWVAFIASQGRVAHPTMPLEIFTDRERMASYVSSLLFSAAAIGFWFYTPQFMQGVLGLTPFMTALGMVPMAILLFIVAVKARTFVDRWRNSKVMIFGFVTVLLSLAELAVASRFANYWFLLLGTLGFAVGFALAFATLATSGLARIRPEISGAASGVYNTARQFGGALGLAIFAASTSSLTKIADVFGQAMLIGVGMTIVGLILVVTLIIPAEKAAK, encoded by the coding sequence ATGAGCAAAGAAGAAGACAAGGAATTAATCAATGATGGCCTGGCTGACGACACCGTCATTGAGGAAACAGATGCGGCAATCACCCAATCGCAGCGCATGTCAGCGACTCAAATCATTATTTTAGGGCTGGCACTGATTGGGGCTTTTCTAGGTGTGCTTGACACATCGATTGTTTACACGGGTACCGTTAAAATGGCGGCACAATTGCATTTGAATGCTGGCGCGTTGTCTTGGGTGCAGGTGGCCTATGCGCTAACTTATGCTGGGCTGATGCTAGTAGGCGGTAAATTAGGCGATATTTACGGACGCAAACCATTATTCATTGCGAGTTTAGCTATTTTCGGAGTTGGCAGTCTGGCAGTCGGGGCAGCTACCAATGCGCTTGTCATGATTAGCTTTCGCGCTGTTCAAGGCGTGGGCGCGGCCATTCTTGCACCGAACTGTTTGGCTTTGTTAACAGACACCTTTCAAGGAAAAGCACGACAGCGGGCAATCGGCTACTATGCTTCCGTCATTGGAGCCGGTGCAGCGGTTGGTTTAGTCATTGGCGGCTTCTTTGCAACGTTTGCGTCATGGCGGGTCGGTTTCTACATGAATGGTCCGATCGCATTAATCATGGTTGGTATTGCGGCAAGATATTTACCTAGTGCAAAACGCCAAACCGGAAAGATTGACTGGATTGGTACGATCTTGTCAGTATTAGCGATGACTTCAATCTCATATGGGTTAGATGGCAGTCCATGGCCAATCCCCACGTTGCTGATTTCAGCAGTTCTTTGGGTTGCATTCATTGCTAGTCAAGGTCGCGTTGCCCACCCGACAATGCCACTGGAAATCTTTACGGATAGGGAACGGATGGCTTCTTATGTCAGTTCTCTGTTGTTTAGTGCCGCTGCAATCGGCTTTTGGTTCTACACACCTCAGTTTATGCAAGGCGTCTTAGGATTAACGCCATTTATGACTGCATTAGGCATGGTGCCAATGGCCATCTTACTCTTCATTGTGGCAGTCAAGGCCCGGACCTTCGTTGATCGGTGGCGTAATTCAAAGGTCATGATCTTCGGATTTGTCACGGTGCTACTTTCATTGGCTGAACTGGCAGTGGCATCACGGTTTGCCAATTACTGGTTTTTGTTACTTGGGACACTCGGATTTGCGGTAGGATTCGCGCTGGCATTTGCCACACTCGCTACTTCAGGTTTGGCTAGAATTCGGCCGGAAATTTCGGGAGCTGCATCAGGCGTCTACAACACCGCCCGACAATTTGGCGGCGCTTTAGGACTGGCAATCTTTGCGGCGTCAACTAGCAGCTTAACTAAGATTGCGGATGTATTCGGACAGGCAATGTTGATTGGCGTCGGCATGACCATTGTTGGCCTGATACTTGTCGTCACGCTCATTATTCCGGCAGAAAAAGCCGCCAAGTAA
- a CDS encoding RrF2 family transcriptional regulator: MAFSVAFSQALEITAYVNAKSQAQHEDYLSIQKISEMLNIPVPSIKKISSTLKKSGILTSKTGLNGGLRLAKTPQTITVYEILTAIEGTAPLFKLHQEIDPAAFVNGERVTSWLTASTNVLNRAEDAMVQVLKQTSIADLAEAAEA, from the coding sequence ATGGCTTTTTCAGTCGCATTTTCGCAAGCACTTGAAATCACGGCCTACGTCAACGCAAAGTCCCAAGCACAACATGAAGACTATTTATCGATTCAAAAGATTTCCGAAATGCTAAACATTCCGGTTCCTAGCATTAAAAAAATTTCGTCCACACTTAAAAAAAGTGGTATTTTAACGTCGAAAACCGGTCTCAATGGCGGTTTGCGATTAGCCAAAACGCCACAAACGATTACAGTTTATGAGATCTTAACGGCAATTGAAGGGACGGCGCCGTTATTTAAGCTTCATCAGGAAATCGATCCGGCCGCGTTTGTCAACGGCGAGCGCGTCACGAGTTGGTTAACAGCAAGCACCAACGTTCTAAACCGAGCCGAAGATGCTATGGTGCAAGTGCTAAAGCAGACGAGCATTGCTGATTTGGCTGAAGCCGCAGAAGCGTAA
- a CDS encoding SHOCT domain-containing protein, with protein MKNQKMGFFGFLIIIFIIAMLVQYWYIFVAVLVLGGAAYLYYYRRQQAIAAQAAKTAQAQAAEQATIARLKAYKDLLDTGAITQEDYNHKKAELLRLDSHEELKF; from the coding sequence ATGAAAAATCAAAAAATGGGATTCTTCGGGTTTTTGATCATCATCTTTATCATTGCCATGTTGGTACAATATTGGTATATCTTTGTCGCAGTCCTTGTCCTTGGCGGTGCGGCTTATTTGTACTACTATCGGCGCCAACAAGCCATTGCAGCCCAGGCAGCCAAAACGGCTCAAGCCCAAGCAGCGGAGCAGGCGACTATTGCCAGGCTAAAAGCATACAAAGATCTGTTAGATACCGGAGCCATCACGCAGGAAGATTACAATCACAAAAAAGCCGAGCTGTTACGGCTCGACTCACATGAAGAACTTAAATTTTAA
- a CDS encoding SDR family oxidoreductase, which produces MTVKDKVVVITGASSGIGAATTQVLAQAGAKLVIGARREDRLAKLAEPFGNDQIRYQATDVTNQDQVKSLVDLAIKTFGHVDVLFNNAGLMPLSEMAELKVNEWERMVDVNIKGVLYGIAAVLPHMIERHSGQIITTDSVAGHIVHPGTAVYSGTKWAIQAIMDGLRQEQAANHIKTTMISPGAVNTELFSTISDPKRRAAVEADEKNNGLTATDVANAVLYAIDQPDNVAVNEVLLRPVTQQR; this is translated from the coding sequence ATGACTGTTAAAGATAAAGTCGTCGTGATTACCGGCGCATCAAGCGGTATTGGCGCTGCAACCACGCAGGTATTGGCGCAAGCCGGTGCAAAGTTAGTGATTGGCGCGCGGCGTGAGGATCGCCTTGCCAAGTTGGCGGAACCTTTTGGAAACGATCAGATTCGTTACCAAGCAACCGACGTCACGAATCAAGACCAAGTCAAATCCCTAGTCGACTTAGCCATTAAGACATTTGGACACGTTGACGTTTTGTTCAATAATGCCGGTCTTATGCCGCTTTCAGAAATGGCTGAGTTGAAAGTTAATGAGTGGGAACGGATGGTTGATGTGAATATCAAGGGCGTCCTTTATGGTATCGCCGCCGTTTTACCGCATATGATTGAACGGCACAGTGGCCAAATCATTACGACTGATTCTGTGGCCGGTCATATCGTGCATCCCGGAACTGCTGTCTATTCCGGCACTAAATGGGCAATTCAGGCAATTATGGACGGTTTGCGTCAGGAACAGGCAGCCAACCACATTAAAACAACCATGATTTCCCCGGGCGCTGTGAATACTGAGTTGTTCAGTACCATCAGTGATCCGAAGCGCCGCGCAGCAGTAGAAGCCGATGAGAAAAATAACGGACTCACCGCTACCGATGTCGCCAACGCGGTTTTGTACGCCATTGATCAACCAGACAATGTAGCGGTTAACGAAGTGCTGTTGCGTCCGGTCACTCAGCAGCGTTAA
- a CDS encoding bacteriocin immunity protein has product MKKLKWFSGGNERAEQAIQLIDELLRDFDDSSSHSDRLRTVLRNNREALIYKQAAVPFILSRMNLEISNALLQNNILLTKQQSDKFEQLSSLANIRYGY; this is encoded by the coding sequence ATGAAGAAATTGAAATGGTTTTCTGGTGGGAATGAACGGGCTGAACAAGCGATACAGCTTATCGATGAACTGCTTCGCGACTTCGATGACAGTTCTTCCCATAGTGATCGCTTACGGACAGTGCTAAGGAACAATAGAGAGGCCTTAATTTACAAGCAAGCAGCGGTTCCATTTATTTTAAGCCGCATGAATCTAGAAATCTCTAATGCCCTGTTGCAAAACAATATCTTGTTAACCAAGCAACAATCTGACAAATTCGAGCAGCTTTCTTCGCTGGCGAATATCAGATATGGGTACTAG
- a CDS encoding GHKL domain-containing protein: MIISTDLYYFLFHLPIFLIDLTFLSYIYFNDFKLRHIFLWSLAAGTLSTFLSSVGEITFGILYATNISKKYQRFDIFWVFLFLELNLIVINLQLLVTKIVFLFLSVQSSTISNSIKLIIDVIFAIVMSQVLMKKKLFINSIREQIQKKIAIWRPAVIYLIVTCVSLYCLEFAFSFLEITDILTLLILLTLILFMVINVFSLFFIVKSYQYSLELLVIKHAEASKRAYYSALEQQRINTSRILHDYKNLLATLQLSLQKSSPHHSSDVRTIVTQAQDALQKAEIGKDALALIESDPLRSLLYLKWSESANRGITMYMHTKDTVRSLESDVGFAIIRILGILIDNAIDETATLKLKSFRVLLLPARDHLEIVVANPIPDGFDLTRLNQKGFTTKGSGHGQGMSIINDLIQQNPNISMRKAIINNDQLKITLFIGGKAHA; the protein is encoded by the coding sequence ATGATTATTTCTACAGACTTGTATTACTTCTTGTTTCACTTACCGATCTTTTTGATTGATCTTACTTTCCTTTCGTATATTTACTTTAACGACTTCAAACTCAGGCATATTTTCTTATGGTCACTCGCCGCAGGAACGCTCTCCACATTTCTTTCATCAGTTGGTGAAATAACATTTGGTATTTTATATGCAACAAATATTTCAAAAAAATATCAGCGTTTTGATATCTTCTGGGTTTTCTTATTTCTAGAACTTAACTTAATTGTTATTAACCTTCAATTACTAGTCACTAAAATCGTATTTCTGTTTCTATCTGTCCAATCATCCACTATCTCAAATAGCATCAAGCTGATCATTGATGTCATATTTGCAATTGTCATGTCTCAGGTGTTAATGAAAAAGAAGCTATTCATTAATTCTATCCGTGAACAAATCCAAAAAAAAATAGCTATTTGGAGACCGGCAGTTATTTATTTAATAGTGACCTGCGTTTCGCTTTACTGTTTAGAGTTTGCTTTTTCATTTCTTGAAATCACCGATATCCTAACACTTCTTATTTTGTTAACCTTAATTCTTTTTATGGTTATCAATGTATTCTCGTTATTCTTCATCGTAAAATCATATCAGTATTCTTTGGAGTTGTTAGTTATCAAGCACGCGGAAGCTTCAAAACGCGCGTACTATTCAGCCCTTGAGCAGCAACGTATCAATACCAGTAGGATTCTTCATGATTACAAAAACTTACTTGCAACGTTACAGCTTAGCTTGCAGAAATCATCACCACACCACTCATCAGACGTTCGAACGATTGTCACTCAAGCACAGGATGCACTTCAAAAAGCTGAGATAGGCAAAGATGCCTTAGCTTTGATCGAAAGTGATCCGCTCAGGAGTTTGCTGTATCTCAAATGGTCCGAATCTGCAAACCGTGGCATAACAATGTACATGCATACCAAAGATACAGTCCGATCCCTGGAAAGTGATGTCGGATTTGCAATTATCAGAATCTTGGGCATTTTAATTGATAATGCTATTGACGAAACTGCCACACTTAAACTTAAGTCTTTCAGAGTTCTCTTATTACCCGCCCGCGATCACTTAGAAATTGTTGTTGCAAACCCGATTCCTGACGGCTTTGATTTAACTCGACTTAACCAAAAAGGATTTACAACAAAGGGCTCAGGCCACGGGCAAGGCATGTCCATTATCAATGACCTAATCCAACAAAATCCCAATATCAGCATGCGTAAAGCAATTATCAACAATGATCAATTAAAGATCACGCTATTTATAGGAGGAAAAGCCCATGCCTAA
- a CDS encoding class II fumarate hydratase produces MTTNTRIESDTLGPVEIPETALWGPQTERSRHNFQAGPLMPLPLIKALLQIKKAAARANVAADILPAPKGQLITRAVDTLLALPDEKLQADFPLHVYQTGSGTQTNMNVNEVVSHQAAKLNPDLPILPNDDVNHSQSSNDTFPTAMNITAAIAVNHLLAAVDGLIAALQTKAKQYDHTVKIGRTHLQDATPLTFGQEVSGWIAMLAHDRTAIEQLQPALFRLAIGGTAVGTGLNAAPNFGRIVAGRLSDVYHLPLTAQTNKFAALAAHSEISNVHGGIKTLAADLLKIANDIRFLASGPRAGYGELRIPANEPGSSIMPGKVNPTQAEALTMATVRVMGNDTTITVAASQGNFELNVYKPVIISTFLESTTLLTQTITSFTQKLVADLTVNAPRMQALVAHSLMTVTALTPHIGYEKSAAIAQLAERTGTDLKDAAIQTGYVTEAEFDAWVDPAKMTGI; encoded by the coding sequence ATGACGACGAATACACGGATTGAATCAGATACTTTGGGACCGGTTGAAATTCCGGAAACGGCTTTATGGGGACCGCAGACTGAACGCAGCCGTCATAATTTTCAAGCCGGACCGCTTATGCCGTTGCCGCTCATCAAAGCGCTGCTGCAAATCAAAAAAGCGGCGGCGCGGGCGAATGTGGCAGCTGATATTTTGCCTGCTCCCAAAGGCCAACTGATCACGCGGGCTGTAGACACGTTATTGGCTTTGCCTGATGAAAAATTACAAGCTGATTTTCCGCTGCATGTTTACCAAACAGGATCCGGCACCCAAACAAACATGAATGTGAATGAGGTTGTCAGTCATCAGGCAGCCAAACTCAATCCTGACTTACCCATTTTACCTAATGACGATGTTAACCATAGTCAAAGTTCAAACGATACATTTCCGACCGCGATGAACATTACGGCCGCGATTGCTGTCAATCACTTGCTGGCTGCTGTTGATGGCTTGATCGCGGCATTGCAAACGAAAGCCAAGCAATATGACCATACCGTTAAAATTGGGCGGACACATTTGCAGGATGCCACACCGTTAACTTTTGGCCAGGAAGTCAGCGGTTGGATTGCGATGTTAGCGCACGATCGAACGGCGATTGAACAATTGCAACCGGCACTTTTTCGCTTGGCCATTGGCGGTACGGCGGTTGGTACCGGATTAAACGCAGCGCCAAACTTTGGGCGGATTGTGGCCGGGCGTTTGAGTGATGTCTATCACTTGCCACTGACCGCCCAAACAAATAAATTTGCGGCATTGGCAGCCCATTCTGAAATCAGCAATGTTCACGGGGGTATTAAGACATTAGCCGCCGATCTGTTGAAAATTGCCAATGATATTCGGTTTCTGGCAAGTGGTCCACGAGCAGGTTACGGTGAATTGCGGATTCCAGCCAATGAACCGGGAAGCTCGATCATGCCTGGGAAGGTGAACCCAACGCAAGCAGAGGCACTTACCATGGCAACTGTACGGGTGATGGGCAATGATACCACCATCACCGTTGCCGCCTCCCAAGGTAACTTTGAGCTGAATGTCTATAAACCAGTGATCATCAGTACGTTTCTTGAATCGACGACGTTACTGACACAGACGATTACCAGCTTCACGCAAAAACTGGTGGCAGATTTGACCGTCAATGCCCCGCGCATGCAGGCACTCGTTGCGCATTCCTTAATGACGGTGACTGCCCTTACGCCGCATATCGGCTATGAAAAAAGTGCTGCCATCGCTCAGCTAGCTGAACGCACGGGAACGGATCTCAAGGATGCGGCAATTCAAACCGGTTACGTGACTGAGGCGGAGTTTGATGCTTGGGTTGACCCGGCTAAAATGACTGGAATTTAA
- a CDS encoding class IIb bacteriocin, lactobin A/cerein 7B family: MTKLNEAELSKISGGIGPLAIPVAAILGFLATDAWSHADELVAGVKQGWERS; encoded by the coding sequence ATGACTAAGTTGAATGAAGCTGAATTGAGTAAGATTTCCGGCGGTATCGGACCGCTCGCAATCCCTGTCGCTGCTATTCTTGGATTCCTGGCAACAGATGCGTGGAGCCATGCTGATGAGCTGGTGGCGGGAGTCAAGCAAGGATGGGAACGATCGTAA
- a CDS encoding CPBP family intramembrane glutamic endopeptidase — protein sequence MERKRHLLLSPGFCVLYILLLVVLISQLLLIPAVYTLKLDFWAGNILFKAIILLVMIALNWLLLKQVIVLKVTLSRPRLKPVIIWGLLFILIAWFTVTNRTPIDVLQAAVIGTIAAVPEEYLFRGVMLGGLIRAFYVAHHRHAKYQLLFCIGLSSLVFSLAHLSNLPAQGLVITIAQVIQAFGMGAIFAALYIRYGSLLMPILIHFLIDFVITLVSGPYPKEAPSDPNAITMTIVHAFLIAGIYLAIALRLFRRGQNNEKFLARLSHS from the coding sequence ATGGAAAGAAAACGTCATTTGCTATTGTCGCCAGGATTTTGCGTTTTATATATCTTGCTTTTGGTTGTGCTAATCAGCCAGCTGCTTTTAATTCCAGCAGTTTACACGCTGAAATTGGACTTCTGGGCTGGGAATATCTTATTTAAAGCCATCATTTTACTGGTGATGATCGCACTTAATTGGCTGTTACTGAAACAAGTTATCGTCTTAAAAGTGACACTTAGTCGACCACGATTGAAGCCAGTTATCATTTGGGGACTGCTCTTTATACTTATCGCTTGGTTCACGGTTACAAATCGAACACCGATTGACGTCTTGCAAGCAGCTGTGATTGGTACTATTGCCGCTGTTCCCGAAGAGTATTTGTTTCGTGGCGTCATGCTTGGCGGGTTGATTCGGGCGTTTTATGTTGCCCATCATCGCCATGCCAAATACCAACTCTTATTTTGCATAGGGTTAAGCAGTCTTGTTTTTTCATTGGCTCACCTGAGTAATTTGCCTGCTCAAGGGCTTGTGATAACAATTGCCCAAGTGATCCAGGCATTTGGCATGGGGGCTATTTTTGCAGCACTTTATATTCGTTACGGATCGTTGCTTATGCCAATATTGATCCACTTTTTGATTGATTTTGTTATCACTTTGGTTAGTGGACCGTATCCGAAAGAAGCGCCTAGTGATCCCAACGCTATAACGATGACGATTGTTCACGCATTCCTTATTGCCGGGATTTACCTGGCGATTGCACTGCGACTTTTTCGCCGTGGCCAAAACAATGAAAAGTTTCTGGCACGATTGTCGCATTCGTAA
- a CDS encoding aldo/keto reductase encodes MKQVQLGGSNWKASSVALGIMRMNVLSPEKAASVLDSAYDDGIDFIDSADIYGKGKSEEVFGEALKQAKVNRDQLYIQSKIGIVVDPKRSHGSLVFGKRYDFSKEHLLSAVDSILQRLQIDYLDSVLLHRPDPLMEVDDVAAAFDELQQSGKVRHFGVSNFNPEQIALLQENLHQQLLIDQVQFSVAHTGMVDAGMHTNMADDRSVDHDGSLLPYLQRKHMTLQAWSPFQYGMFEGTFIDSPKFKALNDELQKVADHYHTNKNAIAVAWLLRHPVGVQVILGSMNPEHIKESAEGADITLTRQEWYDIYFAAGNDLP; translated from the coding sequence ATGAAACAAGTGCAATTAGGTGGTTCTAATTGGAAAGCTTCCAGTGTTGCATTGGGAATTATGCGGATGAATGTTTTGTCTCCGGAAAAAGCGGCTTCGGTTTTGGATAGCGCCTATGACGATGGGATTGATTTCATCGATTCGGCGGATATTTATGGTAAAGGTAAGTCGGAAGAGGTTTTTGGCGAGGCTTTGAAGCAAGCTAAAGTTAACCGTGACCAGTTGTATATTCAGTCTAAAATCGGGATTGTGGTAGATCCAAAACGTTCACACGGCAGCTTGGTTTTCGGCAAACGGTATGACTTTTCCAAAGAACACCTATTGTCAGCGGTTGATAGCATTCTGCAGCGCTTGCAAATCGACTATCTGGATTCGGTTTTACTGCATCGTCCGGATCCATTGATGGAAGTTGATGATGTGGCGGCTGCTTTTGATGAATTGCAGCAAAGCGGTAAGGTGCGGCATTTTGGGGTTTCTAACTTCAATCCTGAACAAATTGCGCTGTTGCAAGAGAACCTGCATCAACAACTTTTGATTGATCAAGTTCAGTTCTCCGTGGCCCACACTGGCATGGTTGATGCGGGCATGCATACCAACATGGCCGATGACCGGTCTGTTGATCATGATGGGAGCTTGCTGCCATATCTGCAACGCAAACATATGACCCTGCAGGCATGGTCGCCGTTCCAGTACGGGATGTTTGAAGGTACCTTCATTGACAGTCCCAAGTTCAAAGCATTAAATGACGAGCTGCAAAAAGTTGCCGATCATTATCACACGAATAAAAATGCGATCGCTGTTGCGTGGTTACTGCGGCATCCGGTGGGCGTTCAGGTTATTCTCGGTTCAATGAATCCTGAACACATCAAAGAAAGTGCAGAAGGTGCCGATATTACCTTGACGCGGCAGGAATGGTATGACATTTACTTCGCGGCTGGCAACGATTTGCCGTAA
- a CDS encoding NADH-dependent flavin oxidoreductase has product MSDYTFLKPFTFKNQPITLKNRIVIPPMTTRLSFEDGTVTQDEIEYYQKRAGGVGLFITGTANVNPLGKGFEGELSVADDRFIPGLSRLATAMKTGGSKAVLQIFSAGRMSNSKILRGQQPVSASAVAAPRSGYETPRALTTEEIKATIHDFGQAVRRAIEAGFDGVELHGANTYLIQQFYSPHSNRRTDEWGGTRDKRMRFPLAVVHEAEKVIAETADRPFLLGYRISPEELEQPGITLDDTLALIDALKATKIDYLHVSQSDVWRTSLRDPDNPAIINDVIRDHVAGALPIIVVGGIKTPEEAEKAAAAFDLVAIGHEMIREPHWVQKILAHDEKAIRYQIAPEDLDELGIAPTFLDFIESISGGAKGVPLTTATNDEH; this is encoded by the coding sequence ATGTCTGATTATACTTTTCTAAAACCTTTTACATTCAAAAATCAGCCCATCACCCTGAAGAACCGCATTGTCATTCCGCCGATGACGACTCGGCTTTCTTTTGAAGATGGTACGGTCACGCAAGACGAAATTGAATATTATCAAAAGCGCGCTGGAGGCGTTGGCCTTTTCATTACCGGAACCGCCAATGTTAATCCGCTTGGGAAGGGGTTTGAAGGCGAGTTAAGTGTGGCCGATGATCGGTTCATTCCCGGCCTAAGTCGTCTGGCAACTGCGATGAAAACAGGCGGCTCTAAAGCGGTTTTGCAGATTTTTAGTGCTGGTCGTATGAGCAATAGCAAGATTTTGCGCGGGCAGCAACCCGTCAGTGCCAGTGCGGTTGCCGCGCCTCGTTCTGGTTATGAAACGCCGCGAGCCCTCACAACTGAAGAAATTAAAGCAACCATTCACGATTTCGGTCAGGCAGTGCGCCGGGCAATCGAAGCCGGTTTTGACGGCGTGGAGCTGCACGGCGCTAACACCTATCTGATTCAGCAATTCTACTCCCCGCATTCTAACCGGCGAACCGACGAATGGGGCGGCACACGAGACAAGCGGATGCGTTTCCCCTTAGCCGTGGTGCATGAAGCGGAAAAAGTCATTGCCGAAACTGCCGATCGCCCCTTCCTGTTGGGCTACCGTATTTCACCGGAAGAGTTAGAACAGCCCGGCATCACTTTAGACGACACATTAGCGCTCATTGATGCTTTAAAAGCCACCAAAATCGACTACCTGCACGTCTCCCAGTCTGACGTATGGCGGACATCATTGCGTGATCCGGATAATCCTGCCATCATCAATGACGTTATTCGCGATCATGTCGCCGGCGCCTTGCCGATCATTGTGGTTGGCGGCATTAAGACCCCTGAAGAGGCCGAAAAAGCCGCGGCAGCATTTGATCTGGTTGCTATCGGCCATGAAATGATTCGCGAGCCACATTGGGTGCAAAAAATTCTTGCCCACGACGAAAAGGCGATCCGCTATCAGATCGCCCCTGAAGACCTTGACGAGTTGGGAATTGCGCCAACTTTCCTCGATTTTATCGAAAGTATTTCCGGCGGTGCTAAAGGCGTTCCGTTAACTACCGCAACCAATGACGAACATTAA
- a CDS encoding bacteriocin immunity protein: protein MSDKKQALFEMLSKAYSSPAVKADAKLKQIIESNAKQLEDAEDKTAYVAVVTQLSHDISKYYLIHHTIPAEMIAVFNAIKADVPADQVNAKRYRDQALAAGLIAIPIVWGGGH, encoded by the coding sequence ATGTCAGACAAGAAACAAGCGTTATTCGAAATGTTGAGTAAAGCCTATAGCAGTCCGGCCGTGAAAGCTGATGCCAAATTAAAGCAAATAATCGAATCCAACGCGAAACAACTGGAAGATGCAGAGGACAAAACAGCTTATGTCGCAGTCGTGACCCAGCTATCGCATGATATTTCCAAGTATTATCTCATTCATCACACGATTCCAGCCGAGATGATCGCCGTTTTCAATGCGATCAAGGCGGATGTGCCAGCAGATCAAGTCAATGCCAAGCGTTATCGCGATCAGGCGCTGGCTGCTGGGCTGATTGCTATTCCGATTGTCTGGGGTGGCGGGCATTAA
- a CDS encoding response regulator transcription factor, which produces MPKNKTILNIYILEDNPDYLTFIQETVQQYLLIEELPAKIRLATTSATELLAAVDWSAINDSIFLLDIELGDSATSGVDVATAIRRKSYYVDILFITSHVDEALRILEHKIAPLDMINKNSPSKTEKKIRNNILYAIKRLKARQVASPRLFSYSINSSIFSLEMDELIYIQTAPGVSGTLELHAENEITTFPGNLKELATKYTNLCRCHKSILINPAHVMRLDITNRFVYMDNQDKLEVSIRRMGELRNILTGTRALS; this is translated from the coding sequence ATGCCTAAAAACAAAACAATCCTAAACATTTATATTCTCGAAGACAACCCTGACTATCTAACCTTTATCCAAGAAACTGTGCAGCAGTACCTTCTGATTGAAGAACTACCCGCCAAGATCCGGCTGGCAACAACGTCAGCAACTGAACTGCTTGCAGCTGTCGATTGGTCAGCCATCAATGATAGTATCTTCCTCCTTGATATCGAGCTGGGAGATTCAGCGACAAGCGGCGTAGATGTAGCCACAGCCATTCGGAGAAAGTCATATTATGTCGATATCCTCTTCATCACCAGCCATGTAGATGAAGCTTTAAGGATTTTAGAGCACAAAATCGCACCGTTGGACATGATCAACAAGAACTCACCTTCGAAGACAGAAAAGAAAATTCGAAATAACATTCTTTATGCAATAAAACGTTTAAAGGCGCGTCAGGTCGCATCTCCCAGATTGTTTAGCTACAGCATCAACTCCAGCATTTTTTCACTTGAAATGGATGAGCTCATCTATATTCAAACTGCTCCCGGCGTCTCAGGGACACTGGAGCTTCATGCAGAAAATGAAATTACAACCTTTCCTGGCAACCTTAAGGAACTGGCAACCAAATATACCAACTTGTGTCGATGCCATAAGAGTATCCTGATTAATCCCGCACATGTTATGCGTCTGGACATCACAAACCGATTCGTTTATATGGACAATCAAGATAAACTTGAGGTCAGTATTCGGAGAATGGGCGAGTTGCGCAACATCTTAACAGGCACACGAGCTTTATCTTAA